A window of Bradyrhizobium sp. AZCC 1719 genomic DNA:
GATCGTCACGATACCTCCGCGTATTACCACTTTTTCCCGACTTAGGAAGTTCATTCGCCACATTTTATCCCAGTTTCGCTCAGGGCGATTGAACGGCACGTGCCGCAATCGCAATTTTACGATCTAGGGATGTTTCTCGCTCCTCTTGCAGCCGAAAAGCCGACGGCTCATGGCAAGTCGCGTTTCTGATTCGGATCGCCAGCGATCGCGAAGCCGGCATCAGGAACCGGCTTCGAACCGAATAGCAGGTACGAGGATCAAGCCGCCCGCACCGAATCGAGGAACCTGCCGACCTCGAGCTTGAGGCGGTTCGAGTCGCCTGAGAGCGATTGCGCCGCCGCAAGCACCTGCGAGGACGCCGATCCGGTTTCGCTGGCGCCACGCTGCACGTCGGTAATGTTGGAGGACACCTGCTGGGTGCCCATGGCCGCCTGCTGCACGTTGCGGGAGATTTCCTGCGTCGCGGCGCCCTGCTCTTCCACGGCCGCCGCAATCGTCGACGAAATCTCCGACAGTTTTTCAATCGTGCCACTGATGGCCTGGATCGCGTTCACCGACTCCTGCGTTGCCGCCTGGATGCCGGTGATTTGTTGTCCGATCTCGCCGGTGGCCTTCGCGGTCTGTTCCGCCAGCGCCTTCACTTCGGAAGCCACGACCGCAAAACCGCGGCCGGCCTCGCCGGCGCGCGCCGCCTCGATGGTGGCGTTGAGCGCCAGCAGGTTGGTCTGGCCGGCGATGGTGTTGATCAGCTCGACGACGTCGCCGATGCGGGTTGCCGCCTTCGACAATTCGCTGACGCGGTCATTGGTCGTGCGCGCCTGCTCCACGGCGTCGTTGGCCATCCGCGCCGATTCCTGCACCTGGCGGCTGATCTCGGTGACGGATGACGCCATCTCTTCGGTGGCCGACGCCACCGACTGCACGTTGGTCGAGGCTTCCTCGGAGGCCGAAGCGACCGTTGTCGCGAGTTCCTGCGCGCGTTCCGCGGTCGACGTCAGCGTGCCCGCCGAGACCTCGAGCTGGCTGGACGCCGACGACACGGCTTCGACGATCTGGCCGACCGCCGCCTCGAAATCGTTGGCCATCTTGTTCATGTCCGCCTTGCGTTGCCCCGCTGCGATCTGATCCTGCTTGATCCTGGCTTCAGCTTCGTCGCGGGCCTTGTCCGCAGCCTTCAGCTTGAATGCCTCGATGGCAAACGCCATGTCGCCGATCTCGTCCTTGCGGTCGAGCCCTGGAAGAACCACGCCGAAATTGCCGCCGGCGAGTTCCTTCATGCCGGAAGTGAGGCCGATAAGGGGTCGTATGATGCTGCGTACGATGAGTAGCCCAAGGACGCCCGTCAGAATGATTACCGCCGCGGCAATGCCAAGGGCGGTCCAAAATGCCGATTCCGCCGTCACCCGGGTACGCTCCGCCAAAGCGAGCAGATTTCCGGCAAGATGGTCTTCGACTTTTTTCATTAGGTCGATGCGCGCTGTGGTCATTTTATACCAATGTGCGCCATCGGCGCCGCTCAGCGGCTCGCCCGGGGACGTCTCGATCGCCATTTTCCGCATGCGATCGACTTCGGTCACCGTCTCCCCAACGACCGTTGTCGCGAGGAAGACCTGATCGTCGCTGGTGGCATATGACTTAAACAGGGAGAAATAGGTATTCTGATTGGCGACGACGCCGGCGAAAAGACGATACTGGGCGAGGTTGAATTTGCCAGCGGCAAATCCAGGGGCACCCGTTGCCCGCTCCTGCCCGGACCGTTCCTTGGCCTGCATGAAGCTTGAATAGGCCGAAAGGGCGCGGGCGACATTGACGTTGGTTACTAGCTGGGAGATCTCCAGCCCGACGTCGAGCAGGCGGCCGATGGTGGTCGTGAAATAGACGTTCGAGTCTGCGGCAGCTATCTTGAGGGAGCTGACGTCTTGCCTGATCGCCTCGAGTCGCGCGACCTGCGCCATTGCATCGTCCAGGATCGTGGCAAGTTGACCGCCGGCTGCCTTGACATCAAAGTCCTTGAGCGCGGCTCCGAGCGTCTGGCGCTGCGCGTCGGTGAGCAAGCGCTGTTCGGGAAGCTCTCGCTTTAGCTGTTCGCCTTTGCTGCCCAGGAAAACTGCGGAGGCACCGCGCTCCCGCTGCATCTCGTGCACCAGCCCGCTGACGCGCGTGGCGAGGCCGGCAAGTGTGGAGAGTTTTTGCATTTCCCCGACCGTCGCTGCCTTTTCGCGCACGACGATCGATGAGGCCAGCAACAGGCCAAGTGAAGGAACCAGCAGCGCGCACAGGATGCGGGGCATGATTCGGAGTCGACCAAACGAAATGGCCACGACAGGTCTCCATGACTTGGGATTTTGGACGCCGTTGCCCGATCCAGGCTTTTTCCGCAATCCGCGAATCCGCAGGACGTGGCCAAGCCGTCCCCCATCAAATCACTTAGCGACTTCACATGCGTTAATTTGGCAGCAAGTAAAATTACGGGAGGCGGTAGCGCTATCGGTGCCCGTTTTATGAAATGTCCGCAGGCACGCCGCGGCGAACGCCGGTTGCTTGAAGCAATTCACGCCGGATGCAAAAAAGCCCGGCTTTGGAAGCCGGGCTCTTGTTTGACTCATGCCTGTCCAGGCCCTGTCAGGCCGCCCGCACCGAGTCGAGGAAGCGGCCGACCTCGAGCTTGAGGCGGTTCGAGTCGCCTGAGAGCGATTGCGCCGCCGCAAGCACCTGCGAGGACGCCGATCCGGTTTCGCTGGCGCCACGCTGCACGTCGGTAATGTTGGAGGACACCTGCTGGGTGCCCATGGCCGCCTGCTGCACGTTGCGGGAGATTTCCTGCGTCGCGGCGCCCTGCTCTTCCACGGCCGCCGCAATCGTCGACGAAATCTCCGACAGTTTTTCAATCGTGCCACTGATGGCCTGGATCGCGTTCACCGACTCCTGCGTTGCCGCCTGGATGCCGGTGATCTGTTGTCCGATCTCGCCGGTTGCCTTCGCGGTCTGTTCCGCCAGCGCCTTCACTTCGGAAGCCACGACCGCAAAACCGCGGCCGGCCTCGCCGGCGCGCGCCGCCTCGATGGTGGCGTTGAGCGCCAGCAGGTTGGTCTGGCCGGCGATGGTGTTGATCAGCTCGACGACGTCGCCGATGCGGGTTGCCGCCTTCGACAATTCGCTGACGCGGTCATTGGTCGTGCGCGCCTGCTCCACGGCGTCGTTGGCCATCCGCGCCGATTCCTGCACCTGGCGGCTGATCTCGGTGACGGATGACGCCATCTCTTCGGTGGCCGACGCCACCGACTGCACATTGGTCGAGGCTTCCTCGGAGGCCGAAGCGACCGTTGTCGCAAGTTCCTGCGCGCGTTCCGCGGTCGACGTCAGCGTGCCCGCCGAGACCTCGAGCTGGCTGGACGCCGACGATACGGCTTCGACGATCTGGCCGACCGCCGCCTCGAAATCGTCGGCCATCTTGCTCATATCCGCCTTGCGGCTCGCCACGGCGCGGGTCTCGGCCGCGTGCTGCTCGGCCTCCAGCGACTGGCGCGAAATGGCATTGCTCTTGAACACTTCGACGGCCTTGGCCATCTCGCCAACCTCGTCGCCGCGCCCGATGCCGGGCACCTCGACGGCAAGGTTGCCGCTGGCGAGTTCGTTCATCGCAACCGTCATCCGCTGCAGCGGACCGGTGACGCTACGCGCCACGAAGATCGACACCACGAGCGTAAATAGCAGGACTACACCGGCAATGATCAGCGAGCGCTGGGTCGAGGCCCAGGTCTGCGCCGTCAGGTCGTCGATGTAGACGCCGGTGCCGACGACCCAGTTCCACGGAGCGAAGCCGACCACGTAGGACAATTTCGGCTGCGGCTTGTCGAAGCCGGGCTTCGGCCATTCGTAGGGAACAAAGCCGGAGCCGTTCTTTCTGACGGTATTGACGAAATCGACGAACAACAGGTTACCGTTGGGATCCTTGTAGGCCGAAAGATCGTTGCCGTTCATCTCCGGCCTGATCGGATGCATCACCATTTTCGGATGCATGTCATTGATCCAGTAATAGTCGTTGTTGCCGTACCTGAGCGCTCCGATCCGCGCCATCGCCCGCTTCTGGGCATCGGCGTCGGACACGCCGCCCTTCTGCGCCGCGGCATGCTCTTCCTTGATGATGCCGAGTGCGATTTCGCCGAGGTGGCGCAGCTCGATCTGCTTCTGCTGGTTCAAGCTCGATGCCAGTTCGCGCGAATCGAGAAAGGCGATGCCGAGGAAACCGATAAAGCTCAGGCAGATGAGGGCATAGATCTTTCGGCCAACCGTCAGCTTGGCCCGGCTTATCATTCCAAACATGCTTAATCTCCCACGCGACGACGGTGGTCGTCAGCCCCACTGCGCGGAATCGTACATGTCAGGCGCTTTCCACCCGTTAATTTTGTACTCAGTAGATATACGGGATTTTATTAACCAAGCCCGCAGCCAGCGCATCCCATCGATTCCGAACGACAAAAGGCCCGCACCGGTTCAGGGGCGGGCCTTCGTAGGTCTCTGCGGTCTGTCGGCTGCTCACGCCGCCCGCACCGAATTCAGGAACTTGCCGACCTCGAGCTTGAGGCGGTTGGAGTCCGACGACAGCGACTGGGCCGAAGAGAGCACCTGCGTCGAGGCCGATCCGGTCTCGCCGGCCCCGCGCTGCACGTCGGTGATGTTGGCGGAGACCTGCTGGGTGCCGCGGGCCGCCTGTTGCACGTTGCGGGAGATTTCCTGGGTTGCGGCACCCTGCTCTTCCACCGCGGCCGCAATGGTCGAGGATATTTCCGACAGCTTCTCGATCGTGGAGCTGATCGCCTGGATCGCACCGACGGACTCCTCCGTCGCGGCCTGAATGCCGGTGATCTGCTGGCCGATCTCGCCGGTCGCCTTCGAGGTTTGTTCCGCCAGCGCCTTCACCTCAGATGCCACGACGGCGAAGCCGCGGCCGGCGTCGCCGGCACGGGCGGCCTCGATGGTGGCGTTGAGCGCCAGCAAATTGGTCTGTTCGGCGATGGTGTTGATGAGTTCGACCACCGCGCCGATGCGGGCCGCCGCCTTCGACAATTCGCTGACCCGGTCATTGGTGGTGCGGGCCTGATCGACGGCCTCATTGGCCATCCGCGCCGATTCCTGAACTTGACGGCCGATCTCGGTAATCGACGACGCCATCTCCTCGGTGGAGGAAGCCACCGACTGCACATTGGTGGAGGCTTCCTCGGAAGCCGCCGCCACCATCGTGGTCAATTCCTGGGCACGTTCGGCAGTCGTCGTCAGCGTTCCGGCGGCGGCTTCGAGTTGGGTCGACGCCGATGACACGGTCTCGACGATATTGCCGACCGCACCTTCGAAATCGTCGGCGAGCTTGATCATCTCGGCCTTGCGCCGCTGCGCCGCGATCAGATCCTGCTGAACTTTGGCTTCGGCTTCCTCACGCGCCTTGTGCTCGGCGTTCTCGCGAATGACGGTCACCGTCTTGGCGAGATCGCCGATTTCGTCGCCACGGTCGGCGCCGGGAATCTCGACATCGAGATTGCCGCCGGCCATCTCGCCCAGCGCACCGTTCAGCCGCGTCATTGGACGCGCGACCCCGAGGAAGGAGAATGCCACCGAGGCGATCAGCGACGCGACGACGATGATCGCCATGATCAGGTTGATGCGGTTGGCGCGCTCGGTATCGGCCATGACCTCGTCCTTGGAGGTCCTGGCATCCTTTTGCGCGGCCTCGACGGTCGTTTCCATCAGATCGGCGACATCTGCGGCGGCCTTGACGGTGCGGTTGGCGATGATGTCGTTCTTGAGCTGCTCGGTCTTTACCGCTTCCTCATTGGCGGCCAGGAAGCGCTTGACGGTCGAGGAAAGGTTGCTGACCACGACCAGCAATTCCCGGTCATCGGCCTCGCCGCGCAGCTTGTTGAACACATCCTTCAGCGAGGCCTCGGTCTTGGCCATCTCCGAGACCAGGTTGGCATCGCCGGTTGCGCCGAGCTTCCAGGCGGCAGCCCGCAACGCGTTCACCTTTCCATCGGCCTGAAACAGCAAACGCTCGATCTCGAGGCGGTTGTCCAACTTCGCCATGGCCGGCAACTTCAACTGGGCATCGACCGCCTTGGTCCATTCTTCCGAGATGACCGAGCGCTTGTCGATCTGCGCCAGCAGCGTGATCTGCGCCTTGGCGAGATCTTCCACGGCGGCAGTAAAGCCATCCATCAACGTCTTGATCTTCTGCAGCCGTTCCCTGGCGTCCAGCCGCTGCGCCATCGTCAGCGCCGCCTCCAACTCCTTCGCCCCGCTCGCCTTGTAGCGCTGCAAATCGGCAACGGTCTTCTCGACCTCGGCGGAAGTCCTCGCCAGCCTGACATTGCCGGCAGCAAGCTGAATCTTGCGCAGGTCGATATGGGCGGAAAGCGAGTTGTCAGCCACCTGCTGCGACCGGGCGGCGCGCTCGCTGGCTTCCTCGATCTTCGATTCGGTGACCATCTGGTTGGCCACCATGCCGATCGCCAGCAGGACGCCAACCGCCCCGGCCAAGCCCAGTTTGTATCCGATACGGTTGAGCTTGATCATGTCGACGACCCCAATTTCTTCTGAATCAGTTTTCCGGATGCGGAATTTTTACGACGCAAAGGAACCGGCAACCTTCGCGCGCGAATCCCTGAAGATGCGGCGCAGCGTAGCGGGGACCGGTTAATTTCCGCTTGCGTGAAATTACGGGCATCCAGCCAGTCGGGTTGTAGGTCCTCCATCTTCGCGCCAAACGCGAAAGGGCCCGGCGCACGTTCGGCGAGCCGGGCCCTTCGTCGACGGTTGGCCGGTTGTCAGGCTGCCCGGACCGACTCCAGAAACTTGCCGACCTCGAGCCTGAGGCGCTGGCTATCGCCCGAGAGCGACTGCGCCGCCGACAGCACCTGCGAGGAGGCCGCACCGGTCTCGCTGGCGCCGCGCTGCACATCGGTGATGTTGGTGGAGACCTGATGGGTGCCGCGGGCGGCCTGCTGCACGTTGCGGGAGATTTCCTGGGTCGCGGCGCCCTGCTCTTCCACGGCGGCCGCAATCGCCGAGGAGATTTCCGCCAGCCTTTCGATGGTGCCGCTGATTTCCTTGATCGCGCTAACAGAATCCTGGGTCGCGCCCTGGATGCCGGCAATTTGCTGGCTGATCTCGCCGGTGGCCTTTGCCGTCTGTTCGGCCAGCGCCTTGACCTCCGACGCCACGACCGCAAAGCCGCGGCCGGCCTCACCGGCGCGCGCCGCCTCGATGGTAGCGTTGAGCGCCAGCAGGTTGGTCTGGCCGGCGATGGTGTTGATGAGTTCGACGACGTCGCCGATCCGGCCCGCTGCCTTGGACAATTCGCTGACCCGGTCGTTGGTAACGCGGGCCTGACCGACTGCGTCGGTCGCCATCCGCGCCGACGCCTGCACCTGGCGGCCAATCTCGGTGACCGAGGAAGAAAGCTCTTCGGTCGCCGAGGCCACCGACTGGACGTTGGCGGAGGCTTCGCCGGAAGCCGAGGCGACGGCCGAGGTCAGCGTCTGCGAGCGCTCGGCGGTCGCCGACAGCGTGCCGGCCGACGCTTCGAGCTGCGTCGAAGCCGAGGATACCGTCTGCACGATCTCGCCGATCACGCTTTCGAAGTTACGGGTGATGCCATCGACCCGCCGGCCGCGCTCGATCTTGGCTTCGGCGTCGGCGTCAGCAGCCTCGTCGGCCGCTTTCTTGGCAATCAGCGCTTCCTTGAATACCTGCAAGGTATCGGCCATCGCGCCGATTTCGGTCTTCTCGCCCTGGTGCGGCACCTCCGCATTCAGATCGCCGTTACCCAGCGCCTGCATCGGCGTGACGATCGAAGCAATGCCGCGCGAGACGTCGCGAACCAGATAGGCGCTGATGCCGATGCCGATCATAACGGCGGCGCCAAGGATCAGGGCAAGCATCATGAGAGCGGCGGTGTAGCTGTCAGCCGCCTCCCTTGCCGCCTTGTCCGCGCCGGCATTGTTCAGATCGATGCTCTTCTTCAGGACGGCATCGGCATCGAGGCTGATCTTGTTGACGGTCGTGGTATTCAGGTCGTGCGCTTCGGTCGGGATGGTCCCAGCCGCCTTGCGCGACAGCTCCATGACCTCCTGGGTGCCTTTGCGGTATTTGTCCCACAGCCTCGACCATTCGGCATACAGCGCCCGCTCCTCCGCCGAAGTGATCAGCGGCTCGTAGGCCGCGCGGATCTTGGTGTTGTTGTCGATGACGGTGGCGAGCGTTTTCTCCATCGAGAGCTTCTCTTCCAGCGTCTCGGACAGCATGTGCTCGCGGATCACGTTGCGGTAGGTGATGGTGCCGGCGCGCAGGTCGCCCAGCACGCGGATACTCGGCATCCAGTTGGTCGCGATATCGACCGTGTTGGCGTTGATGGCGCGCATGTTCTTCACCGCGAGCAGACCCATGCCCGCCATCGCGACGAGCAGGAAGGCGACCACGGTGATAATCTTGGTGCGGATCGAATAGCGGGCGAGCATGGGTGGAATCTCTTGGTTTTGGGCGCGCGGGACGCCGTCTTGGAAAAGGCCCGGAATTTGGAAAGGAAGGATGCCTTGCGGATATCAAACCTGACGCGTCCTCAAGTTGAGTTAATTCGCGTCGGTACAAATACCTACGCGACAGTTCTCACCAGGAAATGAATGTCGGCTTGAGGCGATCAGCGCATCAGATTCAAGGCATCGGAGAAAAATTCCGTCCCGCCGAAATTGCCTGATTTCAGTGCGAGCAGCATCTCGCCGTCCTCGGCGCCGACCGCGCGCAAAACCGGCACGCCTGCAGCGATTTCTTCGCCGACGAGAAAGCCCGGAATCCTCAGCCGATCGACGACGGCGCCCGAAGTTTCACCACCGGCGACCACCAATCGCCGCACGCCGGTGCGCACCAGGCCTTCGGCGATATCGGCCATCGCCAGCTCGATGGCATGTCCGGCTGCATCGCGGCCATGCCGAGATTGCAGAGCTGCAACCTGGTCCGGCGTCGAGCTGCTGGCAATCAGGATTGGACCATCGCTGATCCGGTCGCTCGCCCAGGCCAGCGCCCGGCGCGCCTCTGCCGGCCCCGCGATGATCTGCTCGGGATCGAGATGCAGCACGGCCATAGTCTTTTCGGCATTGGCAATCTGCGCCAACGTCGCCTGCGAGCAGCTCCCCGCAAGACACGCAGCCGGTCCGCCGACCGGCGTGCCGGAGACCGCGCCCGCGGCCGCCGCTTTGACCTTGCCGGAGGCGACCAGCGCGCGCGCAAGGCCGAGGCCGATGCCGGATGCGCCGACGGACAGGCGGTGATCCAGCGCAACGGCGCCAATCGTTTCCAGATCGCGGTCAAAGACGGCATCGATGATGGCCGCGCCGATCCCCTTTCCCGCCAGCTCAGCGAGACGCCCGCGAACCGCCTCCGCACCGCGCGTGAGCGTGGCGAGATCGACCAGCCCGACCTGGGTCCGGCTCTGGCGCGCCAGCACCCGCACCAGATTGGAATCGTGCATCGGATTGAGCGGATGATCCTTCAGCGGGCTTTCGTTCAGCGGCACGGAGCCTACGAACAGATTGCCCTGATAAACGGTGCGGCCGGTCTCCGGAAACGCCGGCGTCACCAGCACGATGGCATCGCCGCAGTCGGCGCGCAGCGCGTCCATCACCGGACCGATATTGCCGGCGTCGGTGGAATCGAAGGTCGAGCAAATCTTGAACAGCACGTGAGCGGCGCCGCGGCCGCGCAGCCATTTTTCCGCGGCGCGCGAACGGTCGACCGCAACATCAGCCTCGATCGAGCGGCTCTTGAGCGAGATCACGACCGCATCGACCTCCGGCAGCGCCAGATCGTCTGGCGGCACGCCGATGGTCTGCACCGTGCGCAGGCCCTGACGCGTCAGCGTGTTGGCGAGGTCGGAGGCGCCGGTGTAGTCGTCGGCGATGCAGCCAAGGAACAGTTTCACGGTTTTGCTCCGGCATAGGGCTTGAACCAGCCGAGGCCATCGGTGGTCTTGCCGCGCGGGTTGTATTCGCAGCCGACGAAGCCGCCATAGCCGAGCCGGTCGAGCTCGGTGAACAGGAACGGATAGTTCAGCTCTTCGCCGTCAGGCTCATTGCGCGAGGGAATGCTGGCGATCTGGACATGGCCTGTTATCGGCATCATCTCGCGCAGCCGCATGGTGACGTCGCCATGGATGATCTGGCAGTGATAGATGTCGAACTGCAGTTTGAGATTTGGGATTTTCAGTTCGACAATCAGGTCGCGCGCGAAGGAAAAATCGTTGAGAAAATAGCCAGGCACGTTGCGCGGATTGATCGGCTCGATCACGACGTCGAGGCTATGGGGCGCGTAGAACTCGGCTGCCCACGCTACCGACTTGTAGAATTGTTCGACGGCCTTCGCGCTGCTGCGATCGGCGATGCCCGCCATCAGATGCAGCCGCTTGACGCCGGTCGCCTTCGCATAGGGCAACGCCGTCTCAAGGCTTCGCTTGAGATCGTCAAAGCGCTCCGGCAGCGCGGCAAAGCCTTTTTCGCCGGCGTCCCAATTGCCCGGCGGCAAATTGAACAGCGCCTGCGTCAGGCCGTTCTTTTTAAGCCGCTCGCCGACGGCGTCTGCCGGATGGTCGTAGGGAAACAGAAATTCGACTGCGGTAAACCCCACCTGCGCCGCCGCATCGAAGCGGTCGAGGAACGGGACCTCGGTAAACATCATGGAGAGATTGGCGGCAAAGCGCGGCATCTACGGTCCCCTTCTTGATCTTGCTCTTACTTCGGCTCGCCCGG
This region includes:
- a CDS encoding methyl-accepting chemotaxis protein, whose translation is MPRILCALLVPSLGLLLASSIVVREKAATVGEMQKLSTLAGLATRVSGLVHEMQRERGASAVFLGSKGEQLKRELPEQRLLTDAQRQTLGAALKDFDVKAAGGQLATILDDAMAQVARLEAIRQDVSSLKIAAADSNVYFTTTIGRLLDVGLEISQLVTNVNVARALSAYSSFMQAKERSGQERATGAPGFAAGKFNLAQYRLFAGVVANQNTYFSLFKSYATSDDQVFLATTVVGETVTEVDRMRKMAIETSPGEPLSGADGAHWYKMTTARIDLMKKVEDHLAGNLLALAERTRVTAESAFWTALGIAAAVIILTGVLGLLIVRSIIRPLIGLTSGMKELAGGNFGVVLPGLDRKDEIGDMAFAIEAFKLKAADKARDEAEARIKQDQIAAGQRKADMNKMANDFEAAVGQIVEAVSSASSQLEVSAGTLTSTAERAQELATTVASASEEASTNVQSVASATEEMASSVTEISRQVQESARMANDAVEQARTTNDRVSELSKAATRIGDVVELINTIAGQTNLLALNATIEAARAGEAGRGFAVVASEVKALAEQTAKATGEIGQQITGIQAATQESVNAIQAISGTIEKLSEISSTIAAAVEEQGAATQEISRNVQQAAMGTQQVSSNITDVQRGASETGSASSQVLAAAQSLSGDSNRLKLEVGRFLDSVRAA
- a CDS encoding methyl-accepting chemotaxis protein, with the translated sequence MFGMISRAKLTVGRKIYALICLSFIGFLGIAFLDSRELASSLNQQKQIELRHLGEIALGIIKEEHAAAQKGGVSDADAQKRAMARIGALRYGNNDYYWINDMHPKMVMHPIRPEMNGNDLSAYKDPNGNLLFVDFVNTVRKNGSGFVPYEWPKPGFDKPQPKLSYVVGFAPWNWVVGTGVYIDDLTAQTWASTQRSLIIAGVVLLFTLVVSIFVARSVTGPLQRMTVAMNELASGNLAVEVPGIGRGDEVGEMAKAVEVFKSNAISRQSLEAEQHAAETRAVASRKADMSKMADDFEAAVGQIVEAVSSASSQLEVSAGTLTSTAERAQELATTVASASEEASTNVQSVASATEEMASSVTEISRQVQESARMANDAVEQARTTNDRVSELSKAATRIGDVVELINTIAGQTNLLALNATIEAARAGEAGRGFAVVASEVKALAEQTAKATGEIGQQITGIQAATQESVNAIQAISGTIEKLSEISSTIAAAVEEQGAATQEISRNVQQAAMGTQQVSSNITDVQRGASETGSASSQVLAAAQSLSGDSNRLKLEVGRFLDSVRAA
- a CDS encoding methyl-accepting chemotaxis protein — its product is MKLNRIGYKLGLAGAVGVLLAIGMVANQMVTESKIEEASERAARSQQVADNSLSAHIDLRKIQLAAGNVRLARTSAEVEKTVADLQRYKASGAKELEAALTMAQRLDARERLQKIKTLMDGFTAAVEDLAKAQITLLAQIDKRSVISEEWTKAVDAQLKLPAMAKLDNRLEIERLLFQADGKVNALRAAAWKLGATGDANLVSEMAKTEASLKDVFNKLRGEADDRELLVVVSNLSSTVKRFLAANEEAVKTEQLKNDIIANRTVKAAADVADLMETTVEAAQKDARTSKDEVMADTERANRINLIMAIIVVASLIASVAFSFLGVARPMTRLNGALGEMAGGNLDVEIPGADRGDEIGDLAKTVTVIRENAEHKAREEAEAKVQQDLIAAQRRKAEMIKLADDFEGAVGNIVETVSSASTQLEAAAGTLTTTAERAQELTTMVAAASEEASTNVQSVASSTEEMASSITEIGRQVQESARMANEAVDQARTTNDRVSELSKAAARIGAVVELINTIAEQTNLLALNATIEAARAGDAGRGFAVVASEVKALAEQTSKATGEIGQQITGIQAATEESVGAIQAISSTIEKLSEISSTIAAAVEEQGAATQEISRNVQQAARGTQQVSANITDVQRGAGETGSASTQVLSSAQSLSSDSNRLKLEVGKFLNSVRAA
- a CDS encoding methyl-accepting chemotaxis protein — protein: MLARYSIRTKIITVVAFLLVAMAGMGLLAVKNMRAINANTVDIATNWMPSIRVLGDLRAGTITYRNVIREHMLSETLEEKLSMEKTLATVIDNNTKIRAAYEPLITSAEERALYAEWSRLWDKYRKGTQEVMELSRKAAGTIPTEAHDLNTTTVNKISLDADAVLKKSIDLNNAGADKAAREAADSYTAALMMLALILGAAVMIGIGISAYLVRDVSRGIASIVTPMQALGNGDLNAEVPHQGEKTEIGAMADTLQVFKEALIAKKAADEAADADAEAKIERGRRVDGITRNFESVIGEIVQTVSSASTQLEASAGTLSATAERSQTLTSAVASASGEASANVQSVASATEELSSSVTEIGRQVQASARMATDAVGQARVTNDRVSELSKAAGRIGDVVELINTIAGQTNLLALNATIEAARAGEAGRGFAVVASEVKALAEQTAKATGEISQQIAGIQGATQDSVSAIKEISGTIERLAEISSAIAAAVEEQGAATQEISRNVQQAARGTHQVSTNITDVQRGASETGAASSQVLSAAQSLSGDSQRLRLEVGKFLESVRAA
- the otnK gene encoding 3-oxo-tetronate kinase, whose product is MKLFLGCIADDYTGASDLANTLTRQGLRTVQTIGVPPDDLALPEVDAVVISLKSRSIEADVAVDRSRAAEKWLRGRGAAHVLFKICSTFDSTDAGNIGPVMDALRADCGDAIVLVTPAFPETGRTVYQGNLFVGSVPLNESPLKDHPLNPMHDSNLVRVLARQSRTQVGLVDLATLTRGAEAVRGRLAELAGKGIGAAIIDAVFDRDLETIGAVALDHRLSVGASGIGLGLARALVASGKVKAAAAGAVSGTPVGGPAACLAGSCSQATLAQIANAEKTMAVLHLDPEQIIAGPAEARRALAWASDRISDGPILIASSSTPDQVAALQSRHGRDAAGHAIELAMADIAEGLVRTGVRRLVVAGGETSGAVVDRLRIPGFLVGEEIAAGVPVLRAVGAEDGEMLLALKSGNFGGTEFFSDALNLMR
- the otnI gene encoding 2-oxo-tetronate isomerase, coding for MPRFAANLSMMFTEVPFLDRFDAAAQVGFTAVEFLFPYDHPADAVGERLKKNGLTQALFNLPPGNWDAGEKGFAALPERFDDLKRSLETALPYAKATGVKRLHLMAGIADRSSAKAVEQFYKSVAWAAEFYAPHSLDVVIEPINPRNVPGYFLNDFSFARDLIVELKIPNLKLQFDIYHCQIIHGDVTMRLREMMPITGHVQIASIPSRNEPDGEELNYPFLFTELDRLGYGGFVGCEYNPRGKTTDGLGWFKPYAGAKP